The following proteins are encoded in a genomic region of Saccharopolyspora antimicrobica:
- a CDS encoding ATP-binding cassette domain-containing protein produces MSSTIRIRGARTHNLKAIDLDLPRGELVVFAGVSGSGKSSLVFDTIAAEAGYQVNENYPPFVRNRLPRWSRPEAELLEGLSPVVLIDQKRLGGNARSTVGTITDAFTYLRLLFSRVSEPHVGESNHFSFNDPAGMCPACAGLGETLTTAVERVLDLDRSLEQGAILLPGFGNGQYWYRQYAEIGAFDPAAPLRDWPAADREALLHREAAQRLSRGVPKDYEGVIDRFERIYLHTADNMSERKQAVLRRFTRSASCPDCGGERLREAARTARVLGRTIGEMSRMEIGKLAGLIGQVRDPRVAPVVAALSDKLGALTGIGLGYLSLARPTTTLSGGESQRIKTVRHLGSSLVEMLYVFDEPTVGLHQHDVQSMIELLKSLRDKGNTLLVVEHDPDVMRAADRIVELGPAAGGAGGRIVFEGTFGELAIADTPTGRGLRTRVREREPRAHAGKLRIDNARRNNLRDLTVDIPTGVLTVLTGVAGSGKSSLAAEFVAQHRATVVDQRPVSTNRRSSPLTYCGIAPAIRKLFARRSGTSPKLFSANSEGACPACQGAGVIYTDLAFMEGQETVCEVCSGRRFSAGALAHTVDGLSIADVDDLTVEEAVRRLPEPAIARALRRLVDVGLGYLRLGQPLTDLSGGECQRLKIAKELSAAEHPTSYVLDEPTTGLHLADTEVLLQVLDRLVERGNTVLVIEHNLEVIRSADWVIDLGPGPGRRGGRVVCSGTPQKILACDESATARALRDTA; encoded by the coding sequence ATGAGCTCAACGATCCGGATCCGGGGCGCGCGCACGCACAACCTGAAGGCCATCGACCTCGACCTGCCGCGCGGCGAGCTGGTGGTGTTCGCCGGGGTGTCCGGTTCGGGCAAGTCCTCGCTGGTGTTCGACACGATCGCCGCCGAAGCCGGGTACCAGGTCAACGAGAACTACCCGCCGTTCGTGCGCAACCGGCTGCCGCGGTGGAGCCGCCCCGAAGCCGAGCTGCTGGAAGGCCTGTCACCGGTGGTGCTGATCGACCAGAAGCGCCTGGGCGGCAACGCGCGCTCGACGGTCGGCACCATCACCGACGCCTTCACCTACCTGCGGCTGCTGTTCTCGCGGGTGAGCGAACCGCACGTCGGCGAGTCCAACCACTTCTCCTTCAACGACCCGGCCGGGATGTGCCCGGCCTGCGCGGGCCTGGGGGAGACGCTGACCACCGCTGTGGAACGGGTGCTGGACCTGGACCGCTCGCTGGAGCAGGGCGCGATCCTGCTGCCCGGCTTCGGCAACGGCCAGTACTGGTACCGGCAGTACGCCGAGATCGGCGCCTTCGACCCGGCCGCGCCGCTGCGCGACTGGCCGGCCGCGGACCGCGAGGCCCTGCTCCACCGCGAAGCGGCGCAACGGCTGTCGCGGGGCGTGCCGAAGGACTACGAAGGCGTCATCGACCGCTTCGAGCGCATCTACCTGCACACCGCCGACAACATGTCCGAGCGCAAGCAGGCAGTGCTGCGCCGGTTCACCCGCTCGGCGAGCTGTCCCGATTGCGGCGGCGAGCGGCTGCGTGAAGCGGCCCGCACCGCGCGCGTGCTCGGCCGCACCATCGGCGAGATGAGCCGGATGGAGATCGGTAAGCTGGCCGGGCTCATCGGCCAGGTGCGGGATCCGCGGGTGGCGCCGGTGGTCGCGGCGCTGTCGGACAAGCTCGGCGCGCTGACCGGGATCGGCCTGGGCTACCTGTCGCTGGCGCGACCGACGACCACGCTCTCGGGCGGCGAGTCGCAGCGCATCAAGACGGTCCGGCACCTGGGCAGCAGCCTGGTCGAGATGCTCTACGTGTTCGACGAACCGACGGTCGGCCTGCACCAGCACGACGTGCAGTCCATGATCGAGCTGCTGAAGTCGTTGCGGGACAAGGGAAACACGCTGCTCGTCGTGGAGCACGACCCGGACGTGATGCGCGCCGCCGACCGGATCGTCGAGCTCGGCCCCGCCGCCGGCGGCGCGGGCGGGCGGATCGTGTTCGAGGGCACCTTCGGCGAGCTGGCGATCGCGGACACGCCGACCGGGCGCGGACTGCGGACGCGGGTCCGGGAGCGAGAACCGCGCGCCCACGCGGGAAAGCTGCGCATCGACAACGCCCGCCGCAACAACCTGCGCGACCTCACCGTCGACATCCCGACCGGTGTGCTCACGGTGCTGACCGGGGTCGCCGGATCCGGGAAGTCCAGCCTGGCCGCGGAATTCGTCGCCCAGCACCGGGCCACCGTCGTCGACCAGCGCCCGGTGAGCACCAACCGCCGCTCCTCACCGCTGACCTACTGCGGGATCGCCCCGGCGATCCGGAAGCTGTTCGCCCGCCGCAGCGGAACCAGCCCGAAGCTGTTCAGCGCCAACTCCGAAGGCGCCTGCCCGGCGTGCCAGGGCGCCGGGGTGATCTACACCGACCTGGCGTTCATGGAAGGCCAGGAGACGGTCTGCGAGGTCTGCTCCGGCCGCCGCTTCAGCGCCGGAGCCCTCGCGCACACCGTCGACGGGCTGTCCATCGCCGACGTCGACGACCTGACCGTCGAGGAGGCCGTGCGCCGCCTGCCCGAACCGGCGATCGCCCGCGCCCTGCGCCGGCTGGTGGACGTGGGCCTGGGCTACCTGCGCCTCGGCCAGCCCCTCACCGACCTGTCCGGCGGTGAGTGCCAGCGCCTGAAGATCGCCAAGGAGCTCTCCGCCGCCGAACACCCCACCAGCTACGTGCTCGACGAGCCGACCACCGGCCTGCACCTGGCCGACACCGAAGTCCTGCTCCAGGTCCTGGACCGGCTGGTCGAGCGCGGCAACACGGTGCTGGTGATCGAGCACAACCTGGAGGTGATCCGCAGCGCGGACTGGGTGATCGACCTCGGGCCCGGCCCGGGCCGCCGCGGCGGCCGCGTCGTGTGCTCGGGAACCCCGCAGAAAATCCTGGCCTGCGACGAGTCGGCAACCGCACGCGCGCTGCGCGACACCGCCTGA
- a CDS encoding helix-turn-helix transcriptional regulator: MSDVTRRLLELLAHLQTGRRFSGPELAARLETSPRTVRRDVERLRDYGYPVTTQPGPGGFYRLAAGQALPPMVFDDEEAVATVVGLGVLAASAPPDTGGIGSAADRAFGKIDQFLPKRLRARAGAVRATFEAAAQTAPPVNADALATLAAAAARHEHVTFDYTARDGTTSQRRAEPYRQVHLHLRWYLLAWDRDRADWRTFRLDRISCIAVPGTRFEPRPLPAESAAEYLRGKLAEPRHRAVVTIHAPAPRVADALKFSDCAVEPLGPERCRITTWVDSFEWLVLNLAFLDADFVIEEPAEFRARCRELARRLGHASQTADGSSPGEEGA; this comes from the coding sequence ATGAGCGATGTCACCCGGCGCCTGCTCGAACTGCTCGCCCACCTGCAGACCGGCCGCCGATTCAGCGGCCCGGAGCTGGCGGCGCGGCTGGAGACCAGCCCGCGCACGGTGCGGCGCGATGTGGAGCGGCTGCGCGACTACGGCTATCCGGTGACCACCCAGCCGGGCCCGGGTGGTTTCTACCGGCTGGCGGCCGGGCAGGCGCTGCCGCCGATGGTGTTCGACGACGAGGAAGCGGTCGCGACCGTGGTCGGCCTCGGCGTGCTGGCCGCCAGCGCGCCACCGGACACCGGGGGCATCGGCTCGGCGGCCGACCGCGCGTTCGGCAAGATCGACCAGTTCCTGCCGAAGCGGCTGCGGGCCAGGGCCGGCGCCGTGCGCGCCACCTTCGAAGCCGCCGCGCAGACCGCTCCACCGGTCAACGCCGACGCGCTGGCCACGCTGGCCGCCGCCGCGGCCCGGCACGAGCACGTCACGTTCGACTACACCGCCCGCGACGGCACCACCTCCCAGCGCCGCGCCGAGCCCTACCGCCAGGTGCACCTGCACCTGCGCTGGTACCTGCTGGCCTGGGACCGCGACCGGGCGGACTGGCGCACCTTCCGGCTCGACCGGATCAGCTGCATCGCCGTTCCCGGCACCCGGTTCGAGCCGCGCCCGCTGCCCGCCGAATCGGCCGCCGAGTACCTGCGCGGCAAGCTCGCCGAGCCCCGGCACCGGGCCGTGGTGACCATCCACGCGCCCGCACCCCGGGTCGCCGATGCGCTGAAGTTCTCCGACTGCGCCGTCGAACCGCTGGGCCCGGAGCGCTGCCGGATCACCACCTGGGTCGACTCCTTCGAGTGGCTGGTGCTCAACCTCGCCTTCCTCGACGCGGACTTCGTCATCGAGGAACCCGCGGAGTTCCGCGCCCGCTGCCGGGAACTGGCCCGCAGGCTCGGCCACGCCTCGCAGACCGCGGACGGGTCAAGTCCCGGCGAAGAAGGCGCTTAG
- a CDS encoding alpha/beta fold hydrolase, giving the protein MGVPLPSSFARRSIDAGGVRINCAVGGSGPPLLLLHGYPQTHLIWHHVAPLLAAEHTVVLTDLRGYGDSDKPAPGPDDAEYSKRAMARDQLLVMRALGFERFGVAGHDRGGRVGHRLALDAPEAVAALAVLDIVPTRHAFERADKDFGLGYYHWFFLAAGGGIPERLIGGDPEFWIRARMSARHHGGTPFDPAAMAEYVRCFSDQAAIAASCSDYRAAAAIDLDHDAADAGRTIACPVLALWGAHSFVGRHYDVLATWQDYAEDVRGQALPCDHYIPEEQPEETANALSAFFAGT; this is encoded by the coding sequence ATGGGCGTCCCGCTGCCCAGCTCGTTCGCGCGCCGGAGCATCGACGCGGGCGGAGTCCGCATCAACTGCGCGGTCGGCGGCTCCGGGCCACCGCTGCTGCTCCTGCACGGATATCCGCAGACGCACCTGATCTGGCACCACGTCGCGCCGCTGCTGGCCGCCGAGCACACGGTGGTGCTCACCGATCTCCGCGGCTACGGCGACAGCGACAAGCCCGCGCCGGGGCCGGACGACGCCGAGTACTCCAAGCGCGCCATGGCGCGGGATCAGCTGCTGGTCATGCGGGCGCTGGGATTCGAGCGATTCGGCGTGGCCGGGCACGACCGCGGCGGCCGGGTCGGCCACCGCCTGGCGCTGGACGCACCCGAGGCGGTCGCCGCGTTGGCGGTGCTGGACATCGTCCCGACGCGCCATGCGTTCGAGCGGGCGGACAAGGACTTCGGGCTCGGCTACTACCACTGGTTCTTCCTCGCCGCGGGCGGCGGCATCCCGGAACGGCTGATCGGCGGCGACCCGGAGTTCTGGATCAGGGCGCGGATGTCGGCGCGCCACCACGGCGGAACGCCCTTCGACCCGGCCGCGATGGCCGAGTACGTGCGCTGCTTCTCCGATCAGGCCGCGATCGCGGCCTCCTGCTCCGACTACCGCGCGGCGGCCGCGATCGACCTCGACCACGACGCGGCCGACGCGGGCCGGACCATCGCCTGCCCGGTGCTGGCGCTGTGGGGCGCGCACAGCTTCGTCGGCCGCCACTACGACGTCCTCGCGACCTGGCAGGACTACGCGGAAGACGTGCGCGGCCAAGCACTCCCGTGCGACCACTACATTCCCGAAGAGCAACCGGAGGAGACGGCCAACGCGCTAAGCGCCTTCTTCGCCGGGACTTGA
- a CDS encoding tartrate dehydrogenase yields the protein MVAHRIALIPGDGIGQEVTPAAVEVLDAVGRRHGITFDHDEFDWSCARYRELGAMMPEDGLDRLRHHDAILLGAVGHPAVPDHISLWGLLIPIRRSFRQYVNLRPIKVFEGLESPVRRAVAGEVDLVVVRENVEGEYSEIGGRFNRGFAEEMAVQEAVFTRAGITRVADYAFSLARRRRGELTSATKSNGIVHTLPFWDEVVAERAEAYPDVSWRAEHIDALCAKVVLDPARFDVIVGSNLFGDILSDLTAAVAGGIGIAPSANINPEREFPSMFEPVHGSAPDIAGRGIANPLGAIWSAAMLLEHLGHAEAAAEVEQAIAAVLAGTGVRTPDLGGTATTREFTGAVLEFLGS from the coding sequence ATGGTTGCTCACCGCATCGCGCTCATCCCCGGCGACGGCATCGGCCAGGAGGTGACACCGGCCGCCGTCGAAGTGCTCGACGCGGTCGGGCGCCGCCACGGCATCACCTTCGACCACGACGAGTTCGACTGGTCCTGCGCGCGGTACCGCGAGCTCGGGGCGATGATGCCCGAGGACGGCCTGGACCGGCTCCGCCACCACGACGCGATCCTCCTCGGCGCTGTCGGCCATCCCGCGGTGCCCGACCACATCTCGTTGTGGGGACTGCTGATCCCGATCCGCCGGAGCTTCCGGCAGTACGTCAACCTCCGCCCGATCAAGGTCTTCGAAGGCCTGGAGAGCCCGGTGCGGCGGGCGGTCGCCGGCGAGGTCGACCTGGTGGTCGTGCGCGAGAACGTGGAGGGCGAGTACAGCGAGATCGGCGGCCGGTTCAACCGGGGCTTCGCCGAGGAGATGGCCGTGCAGGAAGCGGTGTTCACCCGCGCCGGGATCACCCGCGTGGCCGACTACGCGTTCTCCCTCGCGCGGCGGCGACGCGGCGAGCTCACCTCGGCCACGAAGTCCAACGGCATCGTGCACACCCTGCCGTTCTGGGACGAGGTCGTCGCCGAGCGGGCCGAGGCCTACCCGGACGTTTCCTGGCGGGCCGAGCACATCGACGCGCTGTGCGCCAAGGTGGTGCTCGACCCGGCCCGCTTCGACGTGATCGTCGGCTCCAACCTCTTCGGCGACATCCTCAGCGACCTGACCGCCGCGGTCGCGGGCGGCATCGGGATCGCCCCGTCGGCGAACATCAACCCGGAGCGGGAGTTCCCGTCGATGTTCGAGCCGGTGCACGGCTCCGCACCCGACATCGCGGGCCGGGGGATCGCCAACCCGCTGGGCGCGATCTGGAGCGCCGCGATGCTGCTCGAGCACCTCGGACACGCCGAGGCGGCGGCCGAGGTCGAGCAGGCCATCGCCGCGGTGCTGGCCGGCACCGGAGTCCGCACGCCGGATCTCGGCGGCACGGCCACCACCCGGGAATTCACCGGCGCCGTGCTGGAATTCCTCGGCAGCTGA
- a CDS encoding LysR family transcriptional regulator, giving the protein MDARQLGYFLAVVDHGGVNRAAVALHIAQPSLSQAIRSLERDLGQELFHRIGRRLVLTDAGRALIGPARQVVRGLETARASVESVAGLASGRVDVAAMPSQAVEPLSGIIRTFAERHPGLSVTVKAAFTAGGVLELVRSGVAELGLLASTEPLAEAGLSVTPLGRQRFVVVAGAGGPFAELDAVRWEDLAGQRVIAGQPGTGMRRLVDDIRASGVDLRQVVETEHREAILPLVLAGVGVAVLAESWAPLARRAGALVLDLIPEAHLHVAVVSRTDALTPAAAAFLRCL; this is encoded by the coding sequence GTGGACGCGCGTCAGCTCGGCTACTTCCTGGCGGTGGTCGATCACGGCGGGGTGAACCGGGCCGCGGTGGCGCTGCACATCGCGCAGCCCTCGCTGTCGCAGGCCATCCGGTCGCTGGAGCGCGACCTGGGCCAGGAGCTGTTCCACCGCATCGGCCGCCGCTTGGTGCTCACCGATGCCGGTCGCGCGCTGATCGGCCCCGCCCGGCAGGTGGTGCGGGGACTGGAGACCGCGCGGGCCAGCGTCGAATCGGTCGCCGGGCTGGCCTCCGGGCGGGTGGACGTGGCCGCGATGCCCTCGCAGGCGGTGGAACCGCTGAGCGGGATCATCCGCACCTTCGCCGAACGGCATCCCGGGCTCTCGGTGACCGTCAAGGCGGCCTTCACCGCAGGCGGCGTGCTGGAGCTGGTCCGCAGCGGGGTGGCGGAGCTGGGATTGCTCGCCAGCACCGAACCGCTCGCGGAAGCAGGGCTGTCGGTGACGCCGCTGGGCAGGCAGCGCTTCGTGGTGGTGGCAGGCGCCGGCGGGCCGTTCGCGGAGCTGGACGCGGTGCGGTGGGAGGACCTGGCCGGGCAGCGGGTGATCGCCGGTCAACCGGGCACCGGCATGCGGCGGCTCGTCGACGACATCCGCGCGTCCGGCGTCGACCTGCGGCAGGTCGTGGAGACCGAGCACCGGGAGGCGATCCTGCCCCTGGTGCTGGCCGGAGTGGGCGTGGCGGTGCTCGCCGAGTCCTGGGCACCGCTTGCCCGCCGGGCCGGGGCCCTGGTTCTCGACCTGATCCCGGAGGCCCACCTGCACGTCGCGGTGGTCAGCCGCACCGATGCGCTCACCCCGGCCGCCGCCGCGTTCCTGCGCTGCTTATAA
- a CDS encoding TetR/AcrR family transcriptional regulator, giving the protein MTAPPGRRERKKAATRQKIADTARRLFLERGYDAVGIRDVAAEADVAVTTLFSHFASKEALVFEQDENFEHRLAEAVADRAPGEPLIAALRREMRAMVRHCAAEGAAPIWRMIDASPDLRQYEELMRLRHADSLAAAIAADLGLPRTTTVCRTIARFVVDAHPLAREAADPDAALEEIFRMIEAAWAATGRPAG; this is encoded by the coding sequence ATGACCGCGCCACCCGGACGCCGCGAGCGCAAGAAGGCCGCGACCCGCCAGAAGATCGCCGACACCGCCCGGCGGCTCTTCCTGGAACGCGGGTACGACGCGGTGGGCATCCGCGATGTCGCCGCCGAGGCCGACGTGGCCGTGACCACGCTCTTCTCCCACTTCGCCTCGAAAGAGGCGCTGGTTTTCGAGCAGGACGAGAACTTCGAACACCGCCTCGCCGAGGCGGTCGCCGACCGCGCGCCGGGCGAACCGCTCATCGCCGCGCTGCGCCGCGAGATGCGGGCCATGGTGCGGCATTGCGCGGCGGAGGGCGCCGCCCCGATCTGGCGCATGATCGACGCCTCACCGGACCTGCGGCAGTACGAGGAGCTGATGCGGCTGCGCCACGCGGACTCGCTGGCCGCGGCCATCGCCGCCGACCTCGGCCTGCCGCGGACCACGACGGTGTGCCGGACGATCGCGAGGTTCGTGGTCGACGCCCACCCGCTGGCCCGCGAGGCGGCCGATCCCGACGCCGCATTGGAGGAGATCTTCCGGATGATCGAGGCGGCCTGGGCGGCCACCGGCCGGCCCGCCGGCTGA
- a CDS encoding NADP-dependent oxidoreductase: MKRVSFAEFGGPEVLQLVDAEEPHAGPGQVRIAVRAAGVNPVDWRIREGQILKAHPIELPAGVGIDAAGVVDEVGEGVEGIEVGDRVFGEGPDTYAEFAVLSAFARMPEGLTFEEAAGYPSVVETALRIIGEVGVQPGQTLLVSGASGGVGSAVLQIARERGIEVIGTAGAANQDYLRDLGAEATTYGEGWVERVRQLGRVDAALDLAGSGVIGELVELTGDPRKVVSIADLGAPKLGVRFSGTAGSVPDALAEAVDLISRGKLHIPVEKTYPLAEAAAAHVDSRAGHTRGRRVILV, translated from the coding sequence ATGAAGAGAGTGAGCTTCGCCGAGTTCGGCGGTCCGGAAGTCCTGCAGCTCGTGGACGCCGAGGAACCCCACGCGGGTCCAGGTCAGGTGCGCATCGCGGTGCGGGCGGCGGGCGTGAACCCGGTCGACTGGCGCATCCGCGAGGGCCAGATCCTCAAGGCCCACCCGATCGAGCTGCCCGCCGGCGTCGGGATCGACGCCGCCGGGGTGGTGGACGAGGTCGGCGAGGGCGTCGAAGGCATCGAGGTCGGCGATCGCGTGTTCGGCGAAGGCCCGGACACCTACGCCGAGTTCGCCGTGCTGTCGGCCTTCGCCCGCATGCCCGAGGGACTGACCTTCGAGGAAGCCGCCGGATATCCCTCCGTGGTGGAGACCGCGCTGCGCATCATCGGCGAGGTCGGCGTGCAGCCCGGGCAGACCCTGCTGGTCAGCGGTGCGTCCGGCGGGGTCGGATCGGCGGTGCTGCAGATCGCCCGCGAGCGTGGCATCGAGGTGATCGGCACGGCCGGGGCCGCGAACCAGGACTACCTGCGCGACCTGGGAGCCGAGGCCACGACCTACGGCGAGGGCTGGGTGGAGCGGGTGCGGCAGCTCGGCCGGGTCGACGCCGCCCTGGACCTGGCCGGTTCGGGCGTGATCGGCGAACTCGTGGAGCTGACCGGGGATCCGCGGAAGGTGGTCTCCATCGCCGATCTCGGCGCACCGAAGCTCGGCGTCCGGTTCTCCGGCACCGCCGGGAGCGTGCCGGACGCGCTCGCCGAGGCGGTCGACCTCATCTCGCGGGGCAAGCTGCACATCCCGGTCGAGAAGACCTACCCCCTCGCCGAAGCAGCGGCCGCGCACGTCGACAGCCGGGCCGGCCACACCCGCGGACGCCGGGTCATCCTCGTCTGA
- a CDS encoding sulfite exporter TauE/SafE family protein, with amino-acid sequence MLVSFFVLLGFGCLTGVTTVLFGFGGGFIIVPVVFAVVAATTGADAMHTAVATSTAVMIVNASTATLAQARSGRLRKEHLHPLAEFIALGAVLGAVAAIWAPDALLHLLFIGYLAITIADSLLRRGFLDNAGQRGQVRPLGKAASTAGGVGIGAVASFLGVGGSVLTVPLLRRRGLPMADAAAMANPLSVPVAIAGTAVYALAAPATAYPGQLGHVNVLVAAALLCGSLPTIAVVKRLVGKIPDRVHAIAYLVLLVIVLIAMVVTAFA; translated from the coding sequence GTGCTCGTCTCCTTCTTCGTGCTGCTCGGCTTCGGCTGCCTGACCGGCGTGACCACCGTCCTGTTCGGATTCGGCGGCGGTTTCATCATCGTGCCGGTGGTCTTCGCGGTCGTCGCCGCCACCACGGGTGCCGATGCCATGCACACCGCGGTGGCGACCTCCACCGCGGTGATGATCGTCAACGCCTCCACGGCCACCCTCGCGCAGGCCAGGTCCGGCCGCCTGCGCAAGGAACACCTCCACCCGCTGGCCGAGTTCATCGCGCTCGGCGCGGTGCTGGGCGCGGTCGCCGCGATCTGGGCTCCGGACGCCCTGCTGCACCTGCTGTTCATCGGCTACCTGGCGATCACGATCGCCGACAGCCTGCTCCGCAGGGGATTCCTCGACAACGCCGGGCAGCGCGGGCAGGTCAGGCCGCTGGGCAAGGCCGCTTCGACGGCGGGCGGGGTCGGCATCGGCGCGGTCGCCAGCTTCCTTGGCGTCGGCGGCAGCGTCCTGACGGTGCCGCTGCTCCGGCGCCGCGGGCTGCCGATGGCCGATGCCGCCGCGATGGCCAACCCGCTCAGCGTTCCCGTCGCAATCGCAGGCACCGCGGTGTACGCCCTGGCCGCACCGGCCACCGCCTACCCGGGGCAGCTCGGTCACGTCAACGTCCTCGTCGCGGCCGCTCTGCTCTGCGGTTCGCTGCCGACCATCGCGGTGGTGAAGCGGCTGGTCGGCAAGATCCCCGACCGGGTGCACGCGATCGCCTACCTGGTGCTGCTGGTGATCGTGCTGATCGCGATGGTCGTCACCGCCTTCGCCTAG
- a CDS encoding AraC family transcriptional regulator, protein MRNVPLDEVDGIDRAVLAIGTDYPPGHLLAYHRHRRAQLLYGAIGIMQVETADGSWTVPPRRAVLIPPGTDHQVLMDGVTTRSLYLEPAAVPWFPVRCRVVDVSPLLRELLLAAVDVPPEYDRHGRDGALVELILHEIRNLAPLPFDLPLPARADLREMCEAFQSAPSIREAPAEWAARLGVSTRTFNRSFLAGTGLSFQQWRQRACVLHAIRLLSAGRTVTGVAAELAYDTPAAFSTMFRKQTGTAPSSFQPR, encoded by the coding sequence GTGCGCAACGTGCCGTTGGACGAGGTGGACGGGATCGACCGCGCGGTGCTGGCGATCGGCACCGACTACCCGCCCGGGCACCTGCTGGCCTACCACCGGCACCGCCGCGCGCAGCTGCTCTACGGCGCGATCGGGATCATGCAGGTCGAGACCGCCGACGGGAGCTGGACGGTGCCGCCGCGGCGCGCGGTGCTGATCCCGCCCGGCACCGACCACCAGGTGCTGATGGACGGCGTCACCACCCGCAGCCTCTACCTGGAGCCCGCGGCGGTGCCGTGGTTCCCGGTGCGCTGCCGGGTCGTGGACGTCTCGCCGCTGCTGCGCGAACTGCTGCTCGCCGCGGTGGACGTCCCGCCGGAGTACGACCGGCACGGCCGCGACGGCGCGCTCGTCGAGTTGATCCTGCACGAGATCCGGAACCTCGCGCCGCTGCCGTTCGACCTGCCGCTGCCCGCCCGGGCCGACCTGCGGGAGATGTGCGAGGCGTTCCAGTCGGCGCCGAGCATCCGCGAAGCTCCCGCGGAGTGGGCCGCCCGGCTGGGCGTGAGCACCCGCACCTTCAACCGGTCGTTCCTCGCCGGGACGGGGCTGAGCTTCCAGCAGTGGCGGCAGCGGGCCTGCGTCCTGCACGCGATCCGCCTGCTCTCGGCCGGGCGGACGGTCACCGGTGTGGCGGCGGAACTCGCCTACGACACCCCGGCCGCGTTCTCCACCATGTTCCGCAAGCAGACCGGAACGGCACCGAGCTCGTTCCAGCCCCGCTGA
- a CDS encoding putative quinol monooxygenase has protein sequence MIFITAKFRVKPEHADRWPEIARSFTEATRAEPGCLWFDWSRSVEDPAEYVLVEAFRDGEAGAAHVNSAHFQTAQRELPPHLVETPRVINTTLDQDDWSELGEMAVPEGS, from the coding sequence ATGATCTTCATCACCGCGAAGTTCCGCGTCAAGCCCGAGCACGCGGACCGCTGGCCCGAGATCGCCCGCTCGTTCACCGAGGCCACCCGCGCCGAGCCCGGGTGCCTGTGGTTCGACTGGTCCCGCAGCGTCGAGGACCCGGCGGAGTACGTGCTGGTGGAGGCCTTCCGGGACGGCGAGGCCGGTGCCGCGCACGTCAACTCGGCGCACTTCCAGACCGCGCAGCGGGAGCTGCCGCCGCACCTGGTGGAGACCCCGCGGGTCATCAACACCACGCTCGACCAGGACGACTGGTCGGAGCTGGGCGAGATGGCGGTACCGGAAGGCAGCTGA
- a CDS encoding SH3 domain-containing protein codes for MADGFPAWYRAYGDGVNIRTRPDPGATSVGQLQTDDRVLVTSLPVTGGAYGAQCGSQPGDQWYPVDHFGQRRYVITACLERV; via the coding sequence ATGGCAGATGGTTTTCCCGCCTGGTACCGCGCTTACGGCGACGGCGTCAACATCCGGACCCGTCCCGATCCGGGAGCCACCTCGGTCGGCCAGCTGCAGACCGACGACCGGGTCCTCGTCACCTCGCTGCCCGTCACGGGCGGCGCTTACGGAGCGCAGTGCGGCAGCCAACCGGGCGACCAGTGGTACCCGGTCGACCACTTCGGCCAGCGCCGCTACGTGATCACCGCCTGCCTGGAACGGGTCTGA